TATATCGTATGTCGGCAGCACTATATCATATGAATCGTCACTGCCACACCATGAAAATATAGGATAGGGGCCAGAGGTACGTTGTTGGCCACCCTTCTTCGACAGCGGCCAATCGCCCAAATTTAAATAGAATTCCATATCCGGCAACATGACAACACGTCCCAATGCCAATAATGTAGCGTCCATGAACATTTTGAATCCAGTGTACTTGCCATAGCATTGACGCCATACTTGTTGCTGCTTCACCACATAATGACACAGCGATACACTCTCGGGTTGATTGTATCGTCGCAGTAAGTTCTCGCGTATAGCGCTAAAGTTTACACGTTTAAATGAGTGTAAGTCCCAAACGATTTGTTTGTCACTTAATGGTGCAGGACAACTATTGTGCAACATCCAAAGATTTAATTCTTGCGGACAGTAACACCGTTCCGAGTACACTTTGTTATATATGACATATGGTGATTGCGCCACATGAGAACCATTATAGCGCACTTCCAGCTCGACTTGATCACACCAGTCAGCTATGGTGTATCGCACAATCGAAGAACCATCGCCACGATCGATAAAATTCACATTCGAGCGGCATTTACCATGCGGCGAATTGCCTTTCACAGATACTTGAAAGTCCTGAGGAGGTGACTGCTCAAATCTGCaaaaattccaaacattttttatacaaatttaggTGTCAACTTTCACTaattatgcaaatatgtaaCGCACTTGCGGCCTGTTTTGTCCACAGCGTGTATGAAGAAGTAACGCGCTGGTAAGACAACTTCATCCGGCTTCAATCCGGGCCCCCAAACCAAGGTTTTTTCAGCATCGACTATCCGCCTTTCGTCGATTGAGTAAACAAAACCGACTAGTGATAATATTGATAGCAGTAGAAAATTGAACCACAACATCACACGACTTTTCCTCCAACTAGTTTTGCAATGTATGCATTCGcataaattttccaaacaaatacCAAAATACCGCTGATAAGCAAAAATTGGCAATTGACGTTGGTGCTGCCAGATGGCACAAAAGTGGATGAAAtcagtgatttttttatttgaatgagATTCAGTGATGACAAATTTGTACGCTTTTCTACGTTATTTCTCAATTGAACGCTAATTTGCGTATGTGACCATAACCGATTCCTATTTTACATTGAATAACTGTTATAACAGAAAAAACTAGCTCGGTATCACGGAGATAATACAacatatatgatttttttatgtttggaaTTTCATGTTATCATTATATATGGAATTATATTGCAAACTTTGGTTAAAATAATGTGTTTTCTAGTAATATTGTTttaacttgcaactatttttagGGGTTCTCTTGCGTGGATCTCCTTAACGCTGGCATGAGGCAATCGGGTGTGTTCTACTTGCAAATTCGTGGTACCACCTATTGGTTCTTGAAGGTCTTTTGCGAGCAAGAAGTATCTGATGGTGGCTGGACGGTAAAATCTGCTTGAGCATTGTCAATTCAAACATGAAAAGATGTCAACACCTTGCcttcacttttcaattttaggtCATACAAAGACGAGACGATTTTGGTGAGCCACGCGAAAACTTCAATCGTGATTGGGCTGACTATAAAAATGGATTCGGCGATCCCGCCAAGGAATTCTGGCTCGGTAATGAGAATATTTATATGCTAACGAATAATGAGGATTATGCGCTTCGCGTTGAGTTAGAAGACTTTGAAGGCAATAAGAGGTATTTGTGAATGTTCTTATCGTATCGTATCTTATCTTATAACGGTtgtatgcaattaaaaaaaaatactttaaatttgtttaagatATGCACAATATTCGCACTTTAAAATTCACTCTGAAGCTGATTACTATAAATTGGAAATCGATGGTTATGAGGGTAACGCTGGCGATTCACTAAATGATCCTTGGTACGGTTCGAACAATAGTCCCTTCTCAACCTACAATAGGGACAACGATCGTAGCTCACTGAATTGTGCTAGTATGCTGAAGGTGAATATATCTTCCttgatttaaatgaaaattttaaaacgttttCTATATAACTTGTAGGGCGGTTGGTGGTGGAAGTCTTGCGGTCGTGGTCTAAATGGTCTATACTTACATGATCCACAAGATTTGACAGCACGACAAGGTATCGTCTGGTTCCGTTGGCGCGGATGGGACTACACACTAAAGAAGGCCACTATGATGATTCGTCCTCGCGCACCCCAGCCAATGGGCAGTACCGTGTCGGCGTCATAAGCATTGAGCGACTTGCGAACCTACTTGGAGGCGTTaagttgtaaacaaaaaaaaaaacaactgtttTTAATCACCTAAAATCAACCGCAAACAagtttcaaatgaaatatttttaaaagcagagCGGCATTTAAAAACGAAACTTTTTTCATGTAGGCAGACATTTTCGAATTGAAATATCCTGCACTGTGAAAATAAAGCGGAAGTACGATATTTGGGCCGAAATattacacgcacacatgcatacatacaaaatatcCATATACATTTACACGTCCATAAAAACTTGCATATGAAATGTAGTTTTACTTCATTTTCGggttgatttttattttcgaaattttttaaatttttcgttgatagccaattatatatgtatacgtttACATccttatttgttatttgttttacaGATATTAACTTATTTTATCATACAtattgcatatatatacatatgtacattatatTCGTACATGCATAGATTCATATTTGTAAAccacacataaatacatttttttatattggaaaTTATTTGATTGTTAACACAACAATTGCCAAAACTCATCAACGCATCGGACTTTGAACGAAATTCTATGCATGGAATTCTTATTGTAACGAATATCGTACAAAATAACTGACTTCTGTTTGTCTCGTTAAcggtattcaaaataaaaagaagtaaattgGCCGGTTATGTGACAATATTTTGCCTATCATTATCATGTACACATAAATTTTAGTTACTTTGAAGCATATGCAAATCAAAATCATATgtacaattacatatataagtgaATACAAACTATCTTCTTTATTTAATTGCATTATCTTACGGCAAAGCAtagttttttactaaaatattcaatttttcccaattttttatattcagataattgttgcgtttttttttttttttgttttctaaattgGAGATATAATTTCCATTCAAATAtcatattgtaaatattattcCTTTTCATAACAGCAAACTTTTTTACTCTAAATTATCTCCTGTTTATTTTGTCAGTTATCACATCTATAATTTTGattgttttcttaattcatTGTTATTCGTATTTATGCAATCAATCCAAAAATGTACAGAACCTTCAATATACTCTTAAATAGAATTCgtaaagaacaaaacaaaaatagtatttttaagagattttgtaggcaataaaatagttattaaaaaaatgcgtctttttattaatttgaagcGGAAAGTGAGTATATGgataaaatcaataatttaatacATAACCATTTGCCCCTATAACAAACCATTTTAGTTTTTGGGtactgaataaaaattattttaattatattactcATAACAATGCCTAGAGGTCGAAATAGATCTTATATTAAAACTCAAATTcagaaattaaacaaatattccCTCCTTAGGAAAGATTTTCTATGATGTTGAAGGGCAAGCGAATAAAATACTCGTGTGAGAAGtagtaattttatgaaaatgataATTATATGACAGAATTTCATGTAAATTTTTTGGCGAATTCAGAATTGATTATTTGATTAACCTCTGACCGGCTATTAAGGTTTTTCAGTACTAGTTGTACTTTGCCGAGTTTATATTCAATGCTGCCAATACTCTTTTACTGATATTCGAAACAGGCGTTTTCGATTCGCCG
The sequence above is drawn from the Anastrepha obliqua isolate idAnaObli1 chromosome 4, idAnaObli1_1.0, whole genome shotgun sequence genome and encodes:
- the LOC129244489 gene encoding protein O-glucosyltransferase 2-like: MLWFNFLLLSILSLVGFVYSIDERRIVDAEKTLVWGPGLKPDEVVLPARYFFIHAVDKTGRKFEQSPPQDFQVSVKGNSPHGKCRSNVNFIDRGDGSSIVRYTIADWCDQVELEVRYNGSHVAQSPYVIYNKVYSERCYCPQELNLWMLHNSCPAPLSDKQIVWDLHSFKRVNFSAIRENLLRRYNQPESVSLCHYVVKQQQVWRQCYGKYTGFKMFMDATLLALGRVVMLPDMEFYLNLGDWPLSKKGGQQRTSGPYPIFSWCGSDDSYDIVLPTYDITESTLENMGRVTLDMLSVQKSEFLWDIKENKAFWRGRDSRRERLELIELARKHPDLINASLTNFFFFRNEEDVYGPKVPHISFLEFFRYKYQLNVDGVVAAYRFPYLLASDSLVFKQDSGFYEHFYSRLTPFKQYVPFKRDLSDLIERLQWAKENDDRAREIVAESRKFVEQNLMPQNIYCYHMALFKEWSTRLVSPITVLPGMEKVDQVYTCSCKEPPYPRDEL